The genomic segment ATAGTTAATGATAGTGGACTTTCCCGAACCGGAAGGGGCGGAGAATATAATCAGTTTACCCATTTATGGTATTTATTATTTGACAATTTACTATTTAATGCTCTTACCAATAACAACATACTTTCGTGTAACATGCAGAAGCTTCCCTTTACATTACATTCAAGACCTGTTCCTTAATTTGCTCCAGCTCATCCTTCATCTGCACTACAATCTTCTGCATCTCGGCATGATTGGACTTGCTACCCAAAGTATTGATTTCGCGTCCCATTTCCTGTGCGATAAAGCCCAGTTTCTTACCTTGTCCGCTACCGCTTTCGAGCGTGCTGATAAAGTATTTCAGATGATTGGAAAGACGTTGTTTCTCTTCATTGATGTCCAGTTTCTCAATATAGTAAATAAGCTCCTGCTCCAAGCGGTTCTTATCATAATCCACACTCAAAGTTTTTTCAAGGGCATCAGTAATGCGTTCTTTAACCTTGCCCACCCGTTCCTGCTCGTACGGAGCAACAGTTTCGAGCAAATGGGCGATATTGGCTATTTTCTCACGGAACTTCTTCTCCAGCGCAGCACCTTCCTGCTTACGGAAATCAACCAGATGATTGATAGCTTCCATCACCGCCACATGAACCACTTCCCACTCTTCAGCGCTCAGTTCCTGAGTTTCATTCTTTGTCATCACATCCGGCATACGGAGCAGAGTAGCAAACCAGTCGGCTGGTTCGGGAATACCGGCAGCAGCCGAAATCTCTTTAATCCGTTTATAGTAAGCCTCCACCAAGTCCTGATTGATAGGGGTAGCCATTTGTTCTGCATCTTTCTTTTCAATCCAAAGGCTGAAATCGACTTTGCCACGCTCCAGCATCTTGGATATTTCATTACGGATTTGCATTTCCTTCTCCCTGTAAAGAGGAGCGATACGTGCAGACAAATCCATTGCCTTACTGTTGAGTGACTTAATCTCAACATTGATTTTCTTATCGGACAACTCGGCTGTTGCTTTGCCGTAGCCCGTCATAGATTGTATCATAATGTTATAGTTTTGCGCAAAATTACACGATTATTTTAATTACTGAAAATAATCACGTAAATTTGCCACAATAAAATTCAGAATAGAAGCTATGTCATGTATCTTGCATATTGAAACGTCCACTTCGGCTTGCTCCGTAGCTGTGAGTGAGGACGGGCAGAATGTTTTCAAAAAAGAAGACCTGAACGGTCCTTCACACGCAGTTTCATTGGGTGTATTCGTGGACGAAGCGTTGTCATTTGCCGACAGCCACGCCATGCCGCTGGATGCTGTTGCTGTGAGTTGCGGTCCCGGCTCGTACACAGGATTACGCATCGGTGTATCCATGGCCAAAGGCATCTGCTACGGCCGCAACCTGCCCCTTATCGGGCTTCCCACCCTGAAAGTACAATGCGTACCTGTATTGCTTTACCACGAAGAGCTACCGGAGGATGCACTGCTGTGCCCGATGATTGATGCCCGGCGCATGGAAGTGTATGCCGCCGTTTATGACCGCGCCCTGAAGCCCGTACGCGATATTGCAGCAGACATTGTGGACGAAAACTCATACCGGGAGTTTCTGGACAGCCATCCCGTCTACTTCTTTGGTGACGGCGCAGCCAAATGCAAGGAAAAGATTGTACATCCCAATGCACATTTCATCGACGGTATCCGTCCGCTGGCAAGCATGATGTTTCCGCTGGCAGAAAAGGCAATAGCCGAAGAGGACTTCAAGGACGTCGCTTATTTCGAACCATTCTATTTGAAAGAGTTCGTGGCAAGCCAACCGAAAAAACTTATTTAGTGATGGGTGTTTAGTGATTAGCGGACTGCGCAATTATGCCGCATGGCATTAATCACTAAACATTAATCACTAAACATTAATCACTAATCGCTAAAACTAAAAGATTATGCAATATAACACTCAACAAAAACGGATGCCTTTACCAGAATATGGCCGCAGCATCCAAAATATGGTAGACCA from the Bacteroides eggerthii genome contains:
- the tsaB gene encoding tRNA (adenosine(37)-N6)-threonylcarbamoyltransferase complex dimerization subunit type 1 TsaB gives rise to the protein MSCILHIETSTSACSVAVSEDGQNVFKKEDLNGPSHAVSLGVFVDEALSFADSHAMPLDAVAVSCGPGSYTGLRIGVSMAKGICYGRNLPLIGLPTLKVQCVPVLLYHEELPEDALLCPMIDARRMEVYAAVYDRALKPVRDIAADIVDENSYREFLDSHPVYFFGDGAAKCKEKIVHPNAHFIDGIRPLASMMFPLAEKAIAEEDFKDVAYFEPFYLKEFVASQPKKLI
- a CDS encoding YicC/YloC family endoribonuclease produces the protein MIQSMTGYGKATAELSDKKINVEIKSLNSKAMDLSARIAPLYREKEMQIRNEISKMLERGKVDFSLWIEKKDAEQMATPINQDLVEAYYKRIKEISAAAGIPEPADWFATLLRMPDVMTKNETQELSAEEWEVVHVAVMEAINHLVDFRKQEGAALEKKFREKIANIAHLLETVAPYEQERVGKVKERITDALEKTLSVDYDKNRLEQELIYYIEKLDINEEKQRLSNHLKYFISTLESGSGQGKKLGFIAQEMGREINTLGSKSNHAEMQKIVVQMKDELEQIKEQVLNVM